From the genome of Maridesulfovibrio bastinii DSM 16055:
ATAGCCGTGCAGAACATCAATCAGGGACATTCTTTTATCATTTAGAGCTTCTCGTACGTAATTTCCGTCTTTTTTCTTCGAGGTGAATAATTCTGCTAATTTTTTCATCCGTCAGTCCCTGTAATCATGGGTATCTCAAAGTTGATTTTTTCAGTACACTTAGCCCGAATGGTTCCCGAATTGCTATTTATTTGTCAATCTTAAATGTTATGCCTGATTATAAGACCATCGCAAATCAATTTTTACGGAAGGGAAAATGGAAGTAAATATCAGCAGACATGGAGACAGTATCGTCCTTGACCTTGACGGAAGAATTGATGCCTACGGTGTAAAGGAACTTGACTCCCGGCTTGATGAGCTTCTTGCCGGTGATAAACCTCTCTGCCTAATTTTCGAGATGTCAGGGGTCAGTTATATAAGCAGTGCCGGGATACGTTCCATAATCAAGACTCTTAAAGCACTGCACAAGCGCGGAGGCGAGCTTGTTCTGGCTGCGGTTTCATCCTATTGCCGCAATGTCCTTGATACTGCCGGGATGGCTGGTTCGTTAAATATGTTTGCAGACAAAAAAGAAGCAATAGCATTTTTGCAGAATTTTGAATGGGAGCGTCAGGCACTGGCTAACTGGGATAAACTTGAAAAAGCTGAATCACCTTTAGGAGAATTTCGTTTTATCTCAGGTGAAGCAAAAGAGGCGGAACTTAACATTACCGGAAATCTTGCCGATATCGTCCATTCCAGAATAAGACCGCATGATCTTTATTCCCGCAGCTTCTCCCAGACAGAGTATTCAATCGGAATAGGTGCTCTGGGGAGTTCTCCTGAAGATTATATGGATATCATGGGCCTTATGACAACTATAGGCGGGACTATGGCCTGGCTGCCGACTGACGGTCATGATCTGGCTGATTTTCTGGTTCCGAGAAATGATACCGGAAGTGTTCTGATACGCACCCCATACAATATATCCATAAAGGGAGGATTTAATGAGTATATAATGTTTGAGTCCTCTGATCCTGAAGGAACATCTCTGTCACAGCTTTACAAAGGGCTCTTTCTGCTATCCAGAAGAAGGAGAAAGGATTTTAAAGGAATTCTGGGAGTCTCAGCCATTGCCGAGGTTAAAGAACTTTACTCAAGAACATTATTGAAATCTCCGGTAATTAGAAATTCTCCTCCGGCAGGGAAAACAATTTTTGATCCTGAGAATTCCGAACTCTGGTTCACTAGGGATTCAACCCCACGATATCGTGATATCACCTGTCTTTCCTGCGGTTTCGGACTTGATCTTTCCTGCGATCTTTCAGTCTTTGATCCGGGCAAAATATATTCGGCCTTTTATCTTGATCCGGCAGAGGCCGAGGACAGCGGGCATATTCTTATAAATCATGCAGCTGTTTTCAATAAAACGGAAATGCCGGCAAAAGCAGCTTCACTTGACCGGGAAATAATAAATATTGCAGAAAAAGGGGAGTTTGCCGATATGCGCAGCCTTGATGACCGAACTCTTGTTTCGCGGGCCTTCATCGGGGTCAGTTATATCCAGAGTCTTTCCCGTGATCTTTCGGGCTGGCATGGTCGTCCCGGGCTTAATCATCCCAGCCGGCAGGTGGCTGAAAAAAGATACAGGGAAGAAGCTGAATATGCCGATATCCCTAGAAAAAGGGATGAAGAAATAAATAAGTTTCAGCTTTTCCTTGAAGCTCAGAAACTTAAGAACATGAATAAAAAGCAATAAGGATAGTTCAGATGAGAGTATTTATACTCACAGTGTTTATGGCAGCGTCTTTTATGGTTTCTTCTGTTTCCCCGGCATGGTCCGGTGATAGCGCTTTTAGAATTGGAGTTCTCTACAATTTAACCGGGGCTGATGCAGCAAGAGATACTCCGGGATTTCATGGTATGGAACTCGCTTGTGACAAGATAAATGAAGAGGGCGGTATTTCCGGGCATAAATTAATTCTTGTTGCCGCAGACTGCCAGTCTGATCAAACCAAAACAGCTCTTGCAGCCGAGACTCTGGCTGGCAGAGGTAATATAAAAGTACTGGCCGGGCTGAACGATGCTTCGGACGCCATGATCGCGGTGCCTGCTGCCACCAGTGCTGAAAAAATGTTCGTAATTTCAGGCTCAACCATGCAGACCCTTCCCTATATGTTTGGTAAATTCTGCTACATGACTTCATTTGGAGACAGCATGCAGTCCCGTGCAGCCACAAAGTTTGCGGTCCGGGAATTAAAGGCCGGGAAAGCATGGATAGCGACTGATATAGTTAACAAGGGAACTAAGATTATCGGTAAATATTACAAGAAAAGCTGCCGTAAATACGGGATAAAGGTGGTTGATAACGTCTGGTACAGTGCCGGTAACGGATCTTTTCCCGTACCATCTAATAATAAAAATGAAGATGGCCTTTCTGCCGGTGACGCGGATGTGCTTTTTCTAGCCACGGATATTGCTGATGCGGTAACCGCCGTAAGGGGGCTCCGTAAGGCAGGATTCAACCAGCCGATTCTGGCCGGTGATAATTTTGACAGCCCTGTTCTGGAACAACTCGCCGACAATAATTCAGGCAAGATTTATATAACCACTCCGGTGTCATACGATAATCCCGATCAGGTTGTTCAGGATTTCGTAAAAAGCTATCGCAGCAGGTTTGGAACAGATCCTGAAAATGCATATGCCGCGCTTGGATATGACACGGTGATGATGATCGCTGAAGCCATGAAAAAAGCCGGAAGCCATGATGCAGAAATGATCAGGCAGGCTTATTCCGAATTGCAGGGGTACAAGGGAGTAACAGGAGAAATCAGTTATCCTGAAGGTCTTCGTGTTCCACTTAAAAATCTGGATATTGTAAAATTTGAAAATGGTATTTTTTCTTTCATCGATAGAATTTCACCTAATTAAAAGAGTTCTATTCAGATCAGCTTCACAATCCAAATGTGAAGAGGAGGAATTATGGAATTTTCATTTGTTGTAGAACCAGCTTCAACATGGGCCGCCGATGTTGTTGTTTTTTTCGCATTCAAGGACAGTGAAGAGTATCTTCCCGGATTTTCAGCGTGGATGGCCTCTAATGCGGACTGGGTTTCGGCATCAAGAGCATTAAGGGATTTTAGTGCTGACCTTGGCAGTGTCAGCGTTATTTATGGTCCACCGGCATCTTCTGTTCAACGAGTCATGATTGCCGGACTTGGATCAAAGGAATCATTCGGGATAGAACAGTTCAATCATGCCGTTACCGCAGCATTGCGGAAATGCAGAGAATTAAAGCTGCGTCTGGTCGGATTGCCGCTGTGTGCTTTTGAAGGTCTTCAGGTTGATGAGGCTTTAACCAATGCTGTTATATCCATCATAGACGGTTTATACTCTTATGATGCCTACAAAACGGAAAATTCCGGAGAGAGCAAACTGCCTGAACGAATCCAAATTTTTGCGGAAAAAGAACCTCAGCTGCATGTTAAGGATTCTATAAAAAGAGGGCAGTCTGTCGGCGAAGGTCTTACATTTGCCCGTGATCTGGTTAATGCTCCTCCTAATCTGGCTACTCCGGTGTATATGGCGGAAGAGGCTAAAAAACTTGCCAAGAAGTATGGTTTCAAATTCAAGGCGCTGAAACGTAAGGAAATTATTGATAAGGGTATGGGGGCTTTTGCTTCTGTTTTCAGGGGAAGCACTGATGAACCCAGACTTGTCACCCTTGAATATGCGCCAAAGGATAATGAGAATGACCGCCCGCTGGTGCTTGTCGGCAAGGGAGTAACCTTTGACTCTGGAGGAATTTCTCTCAAGCCTTCAAATGCAATGGATACGATGAAGTGCGATATGTCTGGAGCTGCGGCTATTCTGGGATTTTTTGCCGCAATTGGAGAGCTTGCTCCTGAGATGCATATCGTGGGCATTCTTCCATTTGCTGATAATATGCCTGATGCTTCTGCAACACGGCCGGGCGAGGTGGTAACTTCGTATGCTGGCAAGACCATCGAAATTCTTAATACCGATGCGGAAGGGCGGCTTCTGCTGTGTGACAGCCTTGCCTACAGTTCAGAATTTCAGCCTGCGGCGATTATCGACCTTGCCACGCTTACAGGCGGGTGCATTGTAGCCTTCGGGACAAAAGTTGCTGCTGTCATGGATAATAACCATCAGCTGGGCAGTCTTGTAAGGGAATGCGGAATGAGGGTCGGTGAAAGATACTGGCCGATGCCCCTTTGGGACATGTATAAAGAAGAACTCAAAAGCAGTGTGGCGGACATAAAGAATATCGGCTCTAGAGAAGGTATGACCATTCACGCAGGAATGTTTTTAAAGGAGTTTGTTCCGGAAAATGTTCCGTGGGTGCATCTTGATATCGCCGGTCCGGCATGGGCCAAGTCAAAATCTGCTGTATCTGAAGCAGGTGGTACAGGCTTTGGAGTAAAGACTTTGGTGGAATTGATCTATACAGTTGATCTTGATGACCTGTAGCAGACCGCACAGGAATATGTATTTATATATTGGTGTCCGCTTTTCGGTAAATTCGAAAAGCGGACATTTTTTATGACAGCTTGATTTCTGTATCAATAACCAGCCACTCTAACCAACATGCAGAGGCCGTATAAAATGGTATGGAGTCTGTGAAATATTAAGTTCTGAATTTTAATGAAGCGCTGAATCAGACACTTTCTTCCGAAAATACCTGCCTGATCTCATTTTCAGTGCAACCGCTTCCCACAAGAAGTTTCAGGAGCAGGGTAGCTTTCAGGGCAGAAAGTCCTCCTGCTGTGATCACTCCAAGGCTTTTCAGATTGGCAGCTCCACCGGGGTATGCGTAAATAGGCCAGACCCCGCCTTCAATACACCGCGTGCAGAGGACTACAGGAATTTTGTCTGCAATACACCTTTTGATTCCGTCAACCAGTCTGGGAGGAGTATTTCCTGCTCCGAATCCTTCAAGGACGATACCTCGGGCTCCTTGGGAACGCAGGAAGTCGATAACAGTGGAATCCATGCCCGGATGGCAACCAATAAGGTGAACATCAGGGTCAGCTTTGAAAGTTTTAAAAGGCAGTCTTGGTCTTCTGCCGGGGCGTGAGCGGGTCAGGATAACTGAATCACCGGCGACAAAGCCTAATCGTCCGGTATTTTGTCCTATAAATGGGTCTACACTGAGTGAACTGAATTTTATAGCATTCTTAGCTGCAAAAAGTTTGTCTCCCATTTGAAGCATTACATCAGTCCCTTCTTCCGGCGGCAGAAGGCAGACTTTTACTGCGTCCACGAGGTTGCGGACCCCGTCATACCCGGATTCATTGAAGTAGCGCATAGCTCCGGTAAGGATAACCGGTTTGGGAGATTTTACTGTCAGGTCCAGCATATATGCTGTTTCAGCCATAAGATCCGTGCCGTGCAGTACAACGGCCCCCAGAACACAATCTTCGCTCAGGTAGTTCTCAATATCGTTTGAAAGTTTCAGCATCATGTCCGGAGTCATGTGCGGGCTTGGAACATCAGACCATAATACCGGCCGAACTTTTACATCATGACCTTCAGGTGTGACCTCGGAAAGGAGTTTTGAAAAGTTATCGTCCGGCACGACTCCGCCAGCATCAGGATTTTCACTCATTCCTATGGTGCCGCCGGTAAAAATGAGAATTACTTCTCCACAAAGATTGTCTGAGTTCATGATGAATATCTCCGAATATTGATTAAAGCAGCTTAGCAGAAGCGGGAGGGGTGGTAAAACAGAATGAGAGGAATTACAACTGAGGTTTTGCTTAGATGAAAAAGGCCTTCCACAATTTGTGGAAGGCCTTGAGATATTATTTTTTAGCTTTTATTTCTTTTCCGCGCGCCGCATGGCGTTTGGTTGCGGAAAGCTCAACTTTGCGCAGCCTGATTGATTCAGGAGTAACTTCGATAATTTCGTCTTCGCGGATGAAGTGCAGAGCGCGTTCAAGTGTCATCGGTCTTACAGGAGTAAGGATAACAGCTTCATCTTTACCGGAAGCACGCATGTTGGAGAGCTTCTTTTCTTTTGTCGGGTTGATATTGATGTCGTTGTCACGGTTGTGTTCACCGACAATCATACCCTCGTAAACCGGGTCGTTGGGAACTACAAAAAGTTCTCCGCGCGGCTCAAGGTTGAAAAGGGCGTATGCAACAGCTTTACCAGCACGGTCTGAAACCAGAGAACCGGTATAGCGTGAAGGGAAATCGCCTTTATATTCATCATATCCGGCAAACAGGGTGTTCATGATACCTGTTCCCTTGGTGTCGGTGAGGAACTCATCGCGGTAACCGATAAGGGATCTGGACGGAGCAGAGAACTCAATGCGAACACGGCCTTTACCGTTGTTTACGAGGTTGTTCATCTGAGCTTTTTTAGAAGAAAGTTTTTCGGTTACAATACCGAGAAAATCTTCTTCGCAGTCGATGAAAACCTGTTCCATTGGTTCCAGCTTCTTGCCGTTTTCTTGTTTGTAAATAACTTCAGGTCTTCCAACAGAAAGTTCAAAGCCTTCACGGCGCATTGTTTCAATCAGGATAGCAAGCTGGAATTCGCCGCGTCCTTTAACAATGAAGCTGTCCTTTTCGTCACTTTCTTCAACCTTAACGGCAACATTAAGCAGGGTTTCCTTGATCAGGCGCTCCCTTATTTTGGAAGACTGTACAAGCTTGCCTTCAAGGCCGGCCATTGGTGAAGTGTTGATTCCGAAGCGCATGGAAACGGTAGGCTCGTCAACAGTGATTCTGGGCAGAGCTTTAGGATCTTCTCTGGTGCAGATGGTGTCACCGATGAAAACTTCTTCGATGCCGGAGATAACAGCGATATCACCGGGCTCGGCGCAGTCAGTTTCACTGAAAGTCATGCCCATGTAGGTCTGAATTTTAGTGAGCTTCAGGGGCAGAGCTTCACCTTTTTCGTTAATACAGCAAAGGGGTGAATTCTGTTTGGCTGAACCGTGTATAACTCTACCGATGGCAAGACGTCCGAGATAGTCTGAATAACCAAGATCGGATACAAGCATCTGGAAAGGTTCGTCAGGATCAAATTCCGGTCCGGGAACTTCATTTACAATCAGATCGAAAAGATCATGCAGGTTTTCGCCGCGTTCATTAGGATCGGCCATTGCGATACCCTCTCTGCCGATGGCATAAAGAAGAGGGAATTCAAGCTGGTCTTCATTGGCATCAAGGTCAATGAACAGATCGTAGACTTCGTCAAGAACTTCGTCAGGGCGAGCATCGGAACGGTCAATTTTATTGATGACAACAATAATTTTGAGACCGGCTTCAAGAGCCTTTTTAAGTACGAAACGGGTCTGAGGAAGCGGTCCTTCAGATGCATCGACAAGGAGTACAGCTCCGTCAGCCATGCTCAGTGAGCGTTCTACTTCGCCACCGAAATCGGCATGGCCGGGAGTATCAATAATGTTGATTTTTACTCCGTTCCAGACTACGGCGCAGTTCTTGGCTGCGATTGTAATTCCTCTTTCACGTTCAAGGTCCATGCTGTCCATGATTCTGTCATCGACATCCTGTCCTTCGCGAAAAAGTCCGCTCTGCTTGAAGAGACCGTCCACGAGGGTGGTCTTACCGTGGTCAACGTGTGCGATAATTGCAATGTTTCTTAATTTATCGTTTTTCATATTAATCTTTGTGGATTGATCCTGCGCTGACGACATGGTTTTTTTTCACAAAAAAATTCGGCCGCAAAGGTCGTTGGTGTGTCAGCATGCTGTTTATTTTGGTGAGGCGCTGTTAGTTAGAGTAAAATACCATACTAGGCAAGTAAAATCACGGTGATTCAAAATTGTTTTTCCAAAAAATAACAATAACCGCCATAAAATTGATCTCATTAGTTTCTTTAAAGTTAATTAAATTTTAATTATTAGACAATTACAACAACAATTATTCAGGGAGAAAAAATGCCTGTAAAAGAACAAAGAGTAGAATTTCTAGCCATGACTCCGAATGCCTTGGAATTGCTGTATGCTTCTTTCCGCCAATGTTACCACGCCGGGTTTGTTGCCGATATGTGGCCAAAGCTTTTGAATGGGGAAGTGGAGCGTGATAAACAGGCTTCTTTTGTGTCCGGGATTCTTGAATCAGGTCATACCAGCCCGATAGAGCATGTCAGCTTCACCTTTGCCATAGAGGGAATCTCCAGAGCTTGCTCACACCAGATTGTGCGGCATAGAATAGCTTCTTATTCCCAGCAGAGTCAGCGTTATGTTACAGAGAACGATATGGATTATATCCTTCCTCCGTCCATTGCAAAAATTCCTGAAGCCAGAGAGCGTTTTGAAAAATTTATGGATGAAGTAGGTGAAACTTATAAAGACCTGCGCGAGATTCTGATAGCAAACGGAATGGAAAAGAAAGCCAATGAAGATGCCAGATTTGTACTTCCACAGGCTGCTGAAACTAAAATTGTTGTAACAATGAACTGCCGTTCCCTGATGCATTTTTTCAATCTGCGCTGTTGCACCAGAGCCCAATGGGAAGTTCGCTCCATGGCTGATAAAATGCTTAAAATCTGTCGTGAAAAGCTGCCTGCTATTTTTAATGTCGGCGGAGCGCGATGTGAACAGCTTGGATATTGTCCCGAATCAGAGCGTTTTGCATGCGGAAGATTTCCTACTCTGTCTGAAATTACCTCTAAAAGCCTGTGATCGGGATTTTTGGATATATTATATGATAAAGCTGTAGTAAGGACAGTAAAACACCATGAGGGCCGATTATTTTAATCGGTCCTTTTTTATTAGCATAACTTTTCTTTAGTTTTCAGATTCTGGTGTCTAGGTCATTTTTTGATTTTTTTAGAAAATCTTTAGAGATAAAATGTTTTAAAAATTGATTTTTTTTATCCATATAGCGAGCACTAAGATTATTTTTATTCCTGTTTAATATTAATACAGAACTAATGCTTTGGCTATATTTTTATTATAATTATCTGGAAAAAAATTTCAGGCAAAATCTATTATTCAAATTGGATAAAAAATACTGTGGGAAACACTTATTTCATTAATAGTGTGTAATTTAACAAAAAAATTTTAAATAAAATAATTTTTGAGATCTTAAAGAGCTTAAAAGATGTTCTAAATCAGTACAGCCATCAAGGCCCGTTTTATGCGGGATGATAAAAGTCAATTTGTTTTTTTTAAAAAAATATAACAATAGTG
Proteins encoded in this window:
- a CDS encoding STAS domain-containing protein, with protein sequence MEVNISRHGDSIVLDLDGRIDAYGVKELDSRLDELLAGDKPLCLIFEMSGVSYISSAGIRSIIKTLKALHKRGGELVLAAVSSYCRNVLDTAGMAGSLNMFADKKEAIAFLQNFEWERQALANWDKLEKAESPLGEFRFISGEAKEAELNITGNLADIVHSRIRPHDLYSRSFSQTEYSIGIGALGSSPEDYMDIMGLMTTIGGTMAWLPTDGHDLADFLVPRNDTGSVLIRTPYNISIKGGFNEYIMFESSDPEGTSLSQLYKGLFLLSRRRRKDFKGILGVSAIAEVKELYSRTLLKSPVIRNSPPAGKTIFDPENSELWFTRDSTPRYRDITCLSCGFGLDLSCDLSVFDPGKIYSAFYLDPAEAEDSGHILINHAAVFNKTEMPAKAASLDREIINIAEKGEFADMRSLDDRTLVSRAFIGVSYIQSLSRDLSGWHGRPGLNHPSRQVAEKRYREEAEYADIPRKRDEEINKFQLFLEAQKLKNMNKKQ
- a CDS encoding ABC transporter substrate-binding protein, with the translated sequence MRVFILTVFMAASFMVSSVSPAWSGDSAFRIGVLYNLTGADAARDTPGFHGMELACDKINEEGGISGHKLILVAADCQSDQTKTALAAETLAGRGNIKVLAGLNDASDAMIAVPAATSAEKMFVISGSTMQTLPYMFGKFCYMTSFGDSMQSRAATKFAVRELKAGKAWIATDIVNKGTKIIGKYYKKSCRKYGIKVVDNVWYSAGNGSFPVPSNNKNEDGLSAGDADVLFLATDIADAVTAVRGLRKAGFNQPILAGDNFDSPVLEQLADNNSGKIYITTPVSYDNPDQVVQDFVKSYRSRFGTDPENAYAALGYDTVMMIAEAMKKAGSHDAEMIRQAYSELQGYKGVTGEISYPEGLRVPLKNLDIVKFENGIFSFIDRISPN
- a CDS encoding leucyl aminopeptidase, coding for MEFSFVVEPASTWAADVVVFFAFKDSEEYLPGFSAWMASNADWVSASRALRDFSADLGSVSVIYGPPASSVQRVMIAGLGSKESFGIEQFNHAVTAALRKCRELKLRLVGLPLCAFEGLQVDEALTNAVISIIDGLYSYDAYKTENSGESKLPERIQIFAEKEPQLHVKDSIKRGQSVGEGLTFARDLVNAPPNLATPVYMAEEAKKLAKKYGFKFKALKRKEIIDKGMGAFASVFRGSTDEPRLVTLEYAPKDNENDRPLVLVGKGVTFDSGGISLKPSNAMDTMKCDMSGAAAILGFFAAIGELAPEMHIVGILPFADNMPDASATRPGEVVTSYAGKTIEILNTDAEGRLLLCDSLAYSSEFQPAAIIDLATLTGGCIVAFGTKVAAVMDNNHQLGSLVRECGMRVGERYWPMPLWDMYKEELKSSVADIKNIGSREGMTIHAGMFLKEFVPENVPWVHLDIAGPAWAKSKSAVSEAGGTGFGVKTLVELIYTVDLDDL
- a CDS encoding asparaginase, which produces MNSDNLCGEVILIFTGGTIGMSENPDAGGVVPDDNFSKLLSEVTPEGHDVKVRPVLWSDVPSPHMTPDMMLKLSNDIENYLSEDCVLGAVVLHGTDLMAETAYMLDLTVKSPKPVILTGAMRYFNESGYDGVRNLVDAVKVCLLPPEEGTDVMLQMGDKLFAAKNAIKFSSLSVDPFIGQNTGRLGFVAGDSVILTRSRPGRRPRLPFKTFKADPDVHLIGCHPGMDSTVIDFLRSQGARGIVLEGFGAGNTPPRLVDGIKRCIADKIPVVLCTRCIEGGVWPIYAYPGGAANLKSLGVITAGGLSALKATLLLKLLVGSGCTENEIRQVFSEESV
- the typA gene encoding translational GTPase TypA produces the protein MKNDKLRNIAIIAHVDHGKTTLVDGLFKQSGLFREGQDVDDRIMDSMDLERERGITIAAKNCAVVWNGVKINIIDTPGHADFGGEVERSLSMADGAVLLVDASEGPLPQTRFVLKKALEAGLKIIVVINKIDRSDARPDEVLDEVYDLFIDLDANEDQLEFPLLYAIGREGIAMADPNERGENLHDLFDLIVNEVPGPEFDPDEPFQMLVSDLGYSDYLGRLAIGRVIHGSAKQNSPLCCINEKGEALPLKLTKIQTYMGMTFSETDCAEPGDIAVISGIEEVFIGDTICTREDPKALPRITVDEPTVSMRFGINTSPMAGLEGKLVQSSKIRERLIKETLLNVAVKVEESDEKDSFIVKGRGEFQLAILIETMRREGFELSVGRPEVIYKQENGKKLEPMEQVFIDCEEDFLGIVTEKLSSKKAQMNNLVNNGKGRVRIEFSAPSRSLIGYRDEFLTDTKGTGIMNTLFAGYDEYKGDFPSRYTGSLVSDRAGKAVAYALFNLEPRGELFVVPNDPVYEGMIVGEHNRDNDININPTKEKKLSNMRASGKDEAVILTPVRPMTLERALHFIREDEIIEVTPESIRLRKVELSATKRHAARGKEIKAKK
- the thyX gene encoding FAD-dependent thymidylate synthase, which produces MPVKEQRVEFLAMTPNALELLYASFRQCYHAGFVADMWPKLLNGEVERDKQASFVSGILESGHTSPIEHVSFTFAIEGISRACSHQIVRHRIASYSQQSQRYVTENDMDYILPPSIAKIPEARERFEKFMDEVGETYKDLREILIANGMEKKANEDARFVLPQAAETKIVVTMNCRSLMHFFNLRCCTRAQWEVRSMADKMLKICREKLPAIFNVGGARCEQLGYCPESERFACGRFPTLSEITSKSL